AACGCTTCTGAGAAAGATGTGATCTTTTCATCCCCGCTTCTACTTTAAACGTGTCACACTATAAGCTTTGGCTATGCTGATAAGGAAGACTTTGAGCACAGCTTGAGGTTTGAGGCTTTAGGAAGGTTAAAGAGTCTTTACACGAAAGGAATACCCTCTCGTCTggcttcttatatggaaggtAAATTCagtggcatttaatctgtacagatttccaagaagATCTGCAAATAAGGTAGCGTCTGTTCAACTCCCCAATGTCATCTATAACCGTCAGATTTAATCGGTCTCGTAGTGTAAATCTATTAAAGATGCACCTCGTACACTGAAACGGCAGGAGCGCCCAGTGTGAAAATCCAGACAAATGTCTCATAACCCAGCGCATTTACTAAATAGATGAAGGGACACCAACACTAATAAAGGTTAGAGCTGAACGAACTGTAATAAAGACtaggcatcaccaaaaccctcatctccgactaagaggtcggacagcaggattttgaggggctattgtggggcctaaGAATTTGTGgtcctggcccatttttacattggggcctaAGGCCCGAGCCAAGGAGGGGTATAGCCGAGGAcatgtaataaaaatttaagtagTCTTGAGACATAACCGAGGATAATTCTGTCCTCAGCATATTCGAGGTCCCCCTAAGAGAAAAGAcaagaacggtataggaacagttttggaaaaaaatctaaaatatctatgtcaatagagaagtggacgctggatagtataacaactaaggacaaagggaaagctgccattacagccattgaatactctgcacctgacagagccatgctcttcagcttttacaaccacccccaaccactttgggtatgggctgatgagataagtatcagtcctggaaagtcgatcctacacgtggacgtaggataagggatacaggctaatataaaaggagaagcaaGTAATCCGGAGAAGGGGCTgagaaaaaaggccaagaaccagagcctcccagaccgcctcaaggagaaagacttctcgagcgaacatggtttaattctgtatgaacaccacgactaaccaccgtccggtgaccaaggcttaacctttcaaacccacactctacaaatgatattgtttgggcatttttacgtgcgaacccaatatcattttgggtcgttacaaattgagtccttacatatatatatatatatatatatatattacaaaataaatattcataatCTTCATTGCATAATGTTTtatcatatcaaattattaatttaatacttccgtaacattttcacaataatgtcacaacaaattttaggtgacAAGCTGTTAttagtgggtaaaaaagtgatgtcaatagTAGGTCTAGATTAGAACAAGTAACAACTTACAAGTTAACATGTTATATAtgagtaaattaaaaaaataaacatattcttaatgttaaaaaaaattcatgtgagtaaactgatgaaaaaaaaagggttaaaaaaaacatattcttTGTTTATATACCAGTCAAATCattactatatatattaatgtataattgagcatctatcaaaaaaaaaaaaaaatattaatgtataaCTTAGTTGAAATATTAgttcatatattaatgtatattttgtttattaactCAGGTAGCatatgtgatatattttttttactcaatttaataataataataaataaataaaaattgtccaATTCATGGGTTCAATCCGACCCATGTGAgttggattgggttgggttgaacttATATGATGGGTTGAattaggttgaattttttttaacctaccATAATGGATTGAGTCAAAAAATGTCCTTAATTTGACCCAACCGACTCATGCACACcctattataatataaaattttaaatcacattTGATTTCTACAcctttaataaatttattatgaaaaattttaatatatatataaaaaaaatccatttaaaGCTCGATTTTGCTAGTACCTACCAATAACGTGGGCGCGAGCATCAGTGGGTTCTTCTGCTTCTCTCGTTTGTGTTAACTTATCAGCCCACACAGTAGGTTTGTGTTTTCATGAATTTTCTATATTTGTTTCCATTCACCACCTTTCAACCTCTTGGGTTGGACTAGTCTGCGTAGCTGTTGCTGAAGTTCCGGCTTGGGATTTGGCTAAGGTAGACCTCACTTTTCACTACCTTTCTTTTTATGCCCTGAACGTGTTTGACGTTTTGTCTAAACCAAAAAGCAACATAGTTATCCTCGCATTGGAATTGTCGTGGCATTGCTAAAGCCTAAACAAAAACCACCCTTGGAGCTTTAACAGAGAGCAAAGCCCAGATTGCATCAACTGTATAGCTCTCTTATACAGCCATACTCTCATTGCCAACATCTCAAAATCCCAATCATGAGATAACTACAATGGAAGTAGTCGTAGCAGCCCCTCAGTTGAAAGCAGTAGGACTAAGTTGTGTTCATGCTCATACTGTATCCATTTTCCCTAGTAGTACTAGTTTAAGTAAAAGTAAGTATGCACTTCAGATTCGGCAGCCTCTACGCAGCCCCAAACAAAATGTTTTCATCAttaatgatgataataataatgacaaaaCCGATACTTCAAAACCAATGGAAATGGCAATAAAAACTACTACTACTCCTAATAAGAAGAGAGGCAGCAGCAGGTGCACAAGCTCGGATATTTTGCGATTGATGGATGGGCTTGGCCTCCCCATACCCTATGACATGTATGCTTCCCTTATCCAAGAATGCACTCTCACTGCGGACTCTGCAAGAGCTATGGAGTTGCATGCCCGCATCACCCCGAGGCTCGAACTTCCATTGCCTTTGCTTAACCGACTCCTTCTCATGCACGTATCATGCGGTCTATTTGACACTGCCAGGCATTTGTTTGAACAAATGTTCCGTAAGGACATCCTCACTTGGGCCACCATGATTGTTGCTTATGCCAGCAATGAAGACTACCATGAAGCTGTAActttgtttgtgaaaatgcaaTCCCAAtcccaatttaatttttttgaattaccCACATGGCTCATAGTTTGCGTTCTCAAGGCATGTTTGTACACTATGGATATGGAACTCGGAAAGCAACTCCATGGCAGCTTACTGAAGTTGGGTATTGCTAATGATTTCTTTCTCAACAGTTTCCTAATCGAATTTTATGGGAAATTCAAATGCCTAGAAGGTGCTGACTTTGTC
The sequence above is drawn from the Quercus lobata isolate SW786 chromosome 12, ValleyOak3.0 Primary Assembly, whole genome shotgun sequence genome and encodes:
- the LOC115971995 gene encoding pentatricopeptide repeat-containing protein At1g31790; translation: MEVVVAAPQLKAVGLSCVHAHTVSIFPSSTSLSKSKYALQIRQPLRSPKQNVFIINDDNNNDKTDTSKPMEMAIKTTTTPNKKRGSSRCTSSDILRLMDGLGLPIPYDMYASLIQECTLTADSARAMELHARITPRLELPLPLLNRLLLMHVSCGLFDTARHLFEQMFRKDILTWATMIVAYASNEDYHEAVTLFVKMQSQSQFNFFELPTWLIVCVLKACLYTMDMELGKQLHGSLLKLGIANDFFLNSFLIEFYGKFKCLEGADFVFNQLPRHNTLTWTARIISSCREEHFHDVFTYFREMGRAGIKKNKFTFSSVLKACGGIHDHGHCGRQVHANAIKLGLDTDTFVQCGLIDMYGRSGLLPDAKLVFEMNGDNKRNTACLNAMVTGYMRNGFYIEAVKFLYQIKAAGVQPPESLLNQLRLACGSNATESKI